The following proteins come from a genomic window of Enterobacter chengduensis:
- a CDS encoding phage baseplate assembly protein V gives MPIPTQSQIGGEQQTAQAIADSVSTQMRVAMPGIIQSFDPDAVTCTVEVALRGVVGDGSTELKPLVDVPVIFPRGGGCTLTFPVKEGDECLLIFADRCIDFWWQSGGVQETVDPRQHDLSDAFAIVGPQSQAQKIIGISTSAAQLRTDDGAAFVEVAAGHNITVKTLGQLTATAEGGTTITSPTITLNGNVTINGNLSQGMGESGGTATMLGPVTVTNDVKASGVSVATHKHGGVQTGGGTTGGPQ, from the coding sequence ATGCCAATTCCAACTCAATCACAGATTGGCGGTGAGCAGCAGACCGCGCAGGCCATTGCCGATTCGGTGTCTACCCAGATGCGCGTAGCGATGCCTGGCATCATTCAGTCGTTCGATCCTGACGCTGTTACCTGCACTGTAGAGGTGGCGCTTCGCGGTGTTGTTGGCGATGGCTCCACCGAATTAAAACCGCTGGTGGATGTGCCGGTCATCTTCCCGCGCGGTGGCGGTTGCACGCTGACCTTCCCAGTTAAAGAGGGCGATGAGTGCCTGCTGATCTTTGCCGACCGTTGCATCGATTTCTGGTGGCAGAGCGGCGGCGTTCAGGAGACCGTCGACCCGCGCCAGCATGATTTATCTGATGCGTTCGCCATCGTTGGCCCGCAGTCTCAGGCACAGAAAATCATCGGTATCAGTACCAGCGCCGCGCAACTGCGCACCGATGATGGCGCGGCGTTCGTAGAGGTCGCAGCAGGACATAACATCACCGTTAAAACACTAGGCCAGCTTACGGCTACGGCTGAGGGTGGAACGACAATTACATCCCCGACCATAACGCTGAACGGCAACGTAACGATTAACGGCAACCTGTCTCAGGGAATGGGTGAAAGTGGCGGTACTGCGACGATGCTTGGGCCGGTGACGGTAACAAATGACGTAAAAGCTTCTGGTGTCAGTGTCGCCACGCATAAACATGGTGGAGTACAAACTGGCGGGGGAACTACTGGGGGGCCGCAATAA
- a CDS encoding baseplate J/gp47 family protein, whose translation MALNLDTLGLSATVTAQGISAPDYQTILDTLTSYFRQIYGSDAYLEPDSKDGQMVALVALAVHDANNTAIEIYNSFSPTTAQAAALSSNVKINGITRKVATNSTADLLLTGAAGTTITNGSARDKNGIIWNFPASVAIGVDGTVLVTATCANGGSVAALAGTITTINTPTRGWVSVTNPAAATVGSPAETDAELRIRQGQSVALPSLTPFEGVDGAIANVAGVTRHKLYENDTGTTDSNGLPPHSISAIVDGGDVTEIAQTIRGNKGQGTATYGTTSVTVPDTYGNPHVISFSRSTDVPIYGHITLKAFTGYTSQIGVQIQQAVADYINGLTIGDDVLLSRIYSPANLGVVSGGNARYYDIQELLIGKSAGSVAAANIIIAYNESASCKPENIVLTVTS comes from the coding sequence ATGGCTTTGAACCTCGACACGCTGGGGCTATCGGCAACGGTAACCGCCCAGGGGATTAGTGCGCCTGATTACCAGACAATCCTTGATACACTGACCAGCTATTTCAGGCAGATTTACGGTAGTGATGCCTACCTCGAACCAGACAGCAAAGATGGGCAAATGGTTGCGCTGGTGGCTCTTGCCGTGCATGACGCTAACAATACCGCTATCGAGATCTATAACTCGTTTTCACCGACGACAGCGCAGGCCGCAGCGCTTAGCAGCAATGTGAAAATTAACGGGATCACGCGAAAAGTCGCAACAAACTCTACTGCCGATCTGCTGTTGACCGGTGCAGCAGGCACGACTATCACAAATGGCTCCGCACGGGATAAAAACGGCATTATCTGGAATTTTCCCGCGAGTGTAGCGATCGGCGTTGATGGTACTGTGCTGGTGACGGCTACATGTGCGAATGGTGGTTCTGTTGCGGCTTTAGCCGGGACAATCACCACCATTAACACACCGACTCGCGGCTGGGTATCAGTTACAAACCCAGCTGCGGCTACAGTCGGTTCACCTGCTGAAACCGACGCAGAACTACGCATCAGGCAGGGGCAAAGCGTCGCTCTGCCATCACTCACACCGTTTGAAGGTGTCGACGGTGCGATCGCCAACGTTGCAGGCGTGACACGTCACAAGCTCTACGAGAATGATACTGGCACAACCGACAGCAACGGGCTGCCGCCTCATTCCATTTCCGCCATCGTTGATGGAGGTGATGTTACCGAGATAGCCCAGACAATCCGGGGGAACAAAGGGCAGGGAACGGCAACTTACGGGACAACCTCTGTAACTGTACCGGACACCTACGGCAATCCACATGTGATCAGCTTTTCGCGGTCTACTGATGTCCCGATTTATGGGCATATCACCCTGAAAGCCTTTACGGGCTACACGTCGCAAATTGGCGTACAGATTCAGCAGGCCGTCGCGGATTATATCAACGGGCTGACCATCGGCGACGATGTGCTGCTGAGCAGGATTTATTCTCCGGCGAACCTCGGCGTAGTGAGTGGCGGCAATGCGCGCTACTACGACATACAGGAGCTGCTGATTGGAAAATCAGCCGGTAGCGTAGCGGCGGCAAACATCATTATCGCCTACAACGAATCCGCGTCGTGTAAACCCGAAAACATTGTTCTAACGGTGACGTCATGA
- a CDS encoding DUF2612 domain-containing protein, with product MSKYTDLITNYHATKPKYFDHIDLSTRPLIDITGATWRLVSAFDIDTAVGVQLDTLGLWIGRSRIVGQPISGVYFSWDTDGLGYDQGVWQGPYDPDAGYTTLSDTTYRIVLKAKIAINNWDGRNDSLPPILDAATAGSGLKMQIVDNQDMTISVWVFPETDISDVSLELIAAIKQGYLTIKAAGVWAGDIETPSVETPSEGTKFFGFDMENEYIAGLDDGAWGKLL from the coding sequence ATGAGCAAGTACACGGACTTAATCACCAACTACCATGCCACAAAACCGAAATACTTTGATCACATCGACCTGAGCACGCGGCCACTGATTGATATCACTGGTGCCACCTGGAGGCTGGTAAGCGCATTCGATATTGATACCGCTGTCGGCGTCCAACTCGATACGCTCGGCCTCTGGATTGGCCGCAGTCGCATCGTCGGCCAGCCGATAAGCGGCGTTTATTTCAGCTGGGACACTGACGGGCTCGGATATGACCAGGGCGTATGGCAAGGCCCGTATGATCCAGATGCAGGATATACCACGCTGAGCGATACAACCTATCGCATCGTTCTTAAGGCAAAAATCGCTATCAACAACTGGGATGGCCGCAATGATTCGCTGCCACCCATCCTTGACGCTGCAACTGCTGGCTCTGGCCTCAAGATGCAAATCGTCGATAACCAGGACATGACGATCTCGGTCTGGGTATTTCCCGAGACTGACATTTCTGATGTGTCTCTCGAACTGATCGCCGCCATCAAACAGGGCTATCTCACCATTAAAGCAGCTGGCGTATGGGCCGGTGACATTGAAACGCCTTCGGTAGAAACACCCTCAGAAGGCACTAAATTCTTTGGTTTCGACATGGAAAATGAATATATCGCCGGATTAGATGATGGCGCATGGGGGAAATTACTGTAA
- a CDS encoding phage tail protein — MGEITVMAKNDFKSFATAANANVMAQADWEALPALLSGFTAGKAASAEVNKAIRQASFIASALAQYTANKSGQDVLDDADLNGFITKMTTAFGKDFQALDATLTALAGLATGANKLPYFTGTDTVSQTDLTSVGRDIIGQTDLTSLISYLSLQAFVSSPSSVANAFSSVHSPDDSKYLVIANNGDWGAQDESGNGIPLPINRGGTGDATTAGARDNLGLSAGLPPIGIPFFWPSAAMPNTVMPEWSDMVFLKFNGATFSAATYPKLALVWPGLKLTESRGEFVRIWDDGRGVDGGRTLLSAQGDAQQAITGQFVDVAMGVNASASGAFEMTQLIPTGLTAGQASDFNQKNIYFDSSKVNRTAAENRPRNIAFNLLVRAK, encoded by the coding sequence ATGGGGGAAATTACTGTAATGGCTAAAAATGACTTTAAATCTTTCGCGACAGCAGCAAATGCTAACGTGATGGCCCAGGCTGACTGGGAAGCGCTTCCGGCCCTGCTCTCTGGTTTCACCGCAGGTAAGGCAGCCAGCGCAGAAGTAAATAAAGCAATTCGGCAGGCCAGCTTTATCGCGTCAGCGCTGGCGCAGTACACCGCCAACAAAAGTGGGCAGGATGTGCTTGATGATGCTGATTTGAATGGGTTCATTACTAAAATGACAACCGCGTTCGGTAAGGATTTCCAGGCGCTTGATGCAACACTGACAGCACTTGCCGGCCTCGCTACAGGAGCTAACAAGCTTCCGTATTTCACAGGGACGGACACTGTATCACAGACGGATCTTACTTCAGTAGGGCGCGATATTATCGGGCAGACAGACCTGACTTCTCTTATTAGTTACCTCAGTTTGCAGGCTTTCGTTTCTTCACCATCTTCTGTTGCCAACGCGTTCTCGAGCGTTCATTCCCCGGATGATAGTAAGTATTTAGTTATTGCTAATAATGGAGACTGGGGTGCGCAGGACGAAAGCGGGAATGGCATACCTTTGCCCATTAACCGGGGAGGTACTGGGGACGCTACGACAGCGGGCGCACGCGATAATCTCGGCCTATCTGCTGGTCTGCCGCCAATCGGCATTCCTTTCTTCTGGCCGTCTGCTGCTATGCCTAACACCGTCATGCCTGAATGGTCTGACATGGTGTTTTTGAAGTTTAACGGGGCGACGTTCTCCGCAGCTACTTATCCAAAACTTGCGTTAGTTTGGCCAGGCCTGAAATTAACCGAGTCACGTGGGGAGTTCGTGCGTATTTGGGATGATGGACGCGGTGTTGACGGCGGAAGGACACTTTTAAGCGCCCAGGGTGATGCTCAGCAGGCAATTACAGGTCAGTTTGTAGATGTGGCAATGGGTGTGAACGCATCGGCGTCTGGTGCATTTGAAATGACGCAACTGATTCCAACTGGTTTAACTGCGGGTCAAGCAAGCGACTTCAACCAAAAAAATATCTATTTTGACTCTTCAAAAGTTAACCGCACCGCCGCAGAAAACCGTCCCCGCAACATCGCATTTAACCTGTTAGTAAGGGCAAAATAA
- a CDS encoding tail fiber assembly protein has translation MKPVFDKNGLATEPGEIRCFYYDPDTGEYTGWSDEYINPGVSMPGHSTDIDPGDEVAGKVAVYKNVTWSQEEDHRGEIVYSTTDGMKSTIDYIGSVHDGYTTTEPSGPYDKWDGEKWVTDTDAQHAADVKAADQQKAALLTEAKETISFWQTELQLGIISDEDKASLIAWMNYIKAVQAVDTSKAPDITWPTPPAA, from the coding sequence ATGAAACCTGTTTTTGATAAAAATGGTCTGGCTACAGAACCGGGCGAAATTCGCTGTTTTTATTACGATCCCGATACCGGGGAATATACCGGCTGGTCTGATGAATACATTAACCCTGGTGTAAGCATGCCTGGGCATTCAACAGACATTGACCCCGGTGATGAAGTTGCGGGAAAAGTAGCCGTATATAAAAATGTAACCTGGAGTCAGGAAGAAGACCACAGGGGCGAGATTGTTTACTCAACCACTGATGGAATGAAATCCACCATTGATTATATTGGCTCTGTACATGATGGTTACACTACCACCGAGCCTTCAGGCCCGTATGATAAATGGGATGGTGAGAAGTGGGTAACGGATACTGATGCTCAGCACGCAGCTGATGTTAAAGCTGCGGATCAGCAAAAGGCCGCATTGCTGACAGAAGCAAAAGAGACAATCAGCTTCTGGCAGACTGAGCTACAGTTAGGCATTATCAGCGATGAAGATAAAGCCAGCCTGATCGCCTGGATGAACTACATCAAAGCGGTACAGGCGGTGGACACGTCGAAAGCGCCGGATATCACCTGGCCGACGCCACCAGCGGCTTAA
- a CDS encoding tyrosine-type recombinase/integrase, whose translation MKLNARQVDAAKPREKAYKLADGAGLYLEVVPSGSRYWRMKYRFNGKEKRMAFGVYPAVSLAQARALRDEAKKKLAEGIDPSFAKKEEKLVRDVQLNNTFQAVALEWHGTKVSRWSEGYASDIIEAFNKDIFPYIGQQPVNDIKPLVLLKVLRRMENRGATEKAKKVRQRCSEVFRYAIVTGRAEYNPAADLTSAMSGHESKHYPFLTVEELPDFFKALAGYTGSPLVVLAARLLILTGVRTGELRGAFWSEFDLEKAVWEIPAERMKMKRPHLVPLSTQALEIVQQLKVMSGQYPLVFPGRNDPRKSMSEASINQVFKRIGYTGKVTGHGFRHTMSTILHEEGFNTAWIETQLAHVDKNAIRGTYNHALYLEGRREMMQWYADFIGQVGKFQLTPSLCSY comes from the coding sequence ATGAAGCTAAATGCACGGCAGGTAGACGCCGCTAAACCCAGAGAGAAGGCCTACAAGCTGGCAGATGGTGCTGGCTTGTATCTTGAGGTTGTTCCCTCTGGTTCCAGATATTGGCGGATGAAGTATCGCTTCAATGGAAAAGAGAAGCGTATGGCTTTTGGTGTCTATCCAGCAGTGTCCCTTGCACAAGCGAGGGCACTACGAGATGAAGCCAAGAAAAAACTGGCCGAGGGTATCGATCCATCGTTTGCTAAGAAAGAAGAAAAGTTGGTTCGCGATGTCCAGCTCAATAATACGTTTCAGGCAGTGGCGCTTGAATGGCACGGAACGAAGGTGAGCCGATGGTCAGAAGGGTATGCTTCTGACATTATCGAAGCCTTCAATAAAGATATTTTCCCCTATATCGGCCAGCAGCCGGTGAATGATATCAAACCTTTGGTTCTGCTGAAAGTGCTACGTCGAATGGAAAACCGTGGCGCGACAGAGAAGGCCAAGAAGGTTCGCCAGCGCTGCAGCGAAGTTTTTCGTTACGCCATCGTCACCGGTCGTGCGGAATACAATCCTGCAGCGGATCTAACCAGCGCGATGTCAGGGCATGAATCGAAGCATTATCCCTTCCTTACTGTTGAGGAGTTACCAGACTTCTTTAAAGCTCTCGCAGGCTATACAGGAAGCCCGTTAGTTGTTCTTGCAGCACGTCTGCTGATTCTTACGGGAGTACGCACCGGTGAGCTCCGAGGTGCTTTCTGGAGTGAGTTTGATCTTGAAAAAGCGGTGTGGGAAATTCCTGCCGAACGAATGAAAATGAAGCGGCCCCATCTTGTGCCTCTCTCTACCCAAGCGCTGGAAATCGTACAGCAACTCAAAGTTATGTCAGGGCAATATCCGCTGGTGTTCCCAGGGCGTAATGATCCCCGCAAGTCGATGAGCGAAGCGAGTATTAATCAGGTATTCAAACGGATTGGGTATACGGGGAAGGTAACGGGGCATGGTTTCCGTCACACGATGAGTACGATTTTGCACGAGGAAGGGTTCAATACGGCATGGATCGAAACCCAGCTTGCGCATGTTGATAAGAACGCGATTCGAGGGACGTATAACCATGCGTTGTATCTAGAAGGGCGAAGGGAGATGATGCAGTGGTATGCAGATTTCATCGGTCAAGTAGGCAAATTCCAGCTAACCCCTAGCTTATGCAGCTATTAG